TAAAAGAAGGTGAAGCTGCTATTGGTGTAATTTGTATGTACGCCGAACAGAAAAGACGTATAAGACAAAAAGTTAAAAAAGCATCTTTGTCTGATGAACTAACTAAATTATTGAAAATTGATACTGTAGATAGTTATCAGGGTAAAGAGAATCGCGTGATTATTTTATCGGTAACACGTTCAGAGCAAAAGCAAGGTTCAGGATTCTTAAAGCTACCAAACCGAATTAATGTTGGCCTTTCAAGAGCTATGGACCGTTTGGTAATTGTTGGTGATAAGAGAATGTGGCAAGGAAAGAATAGCCAATTGCCATTTGGTAAGGTTATTAAGTTTATGGAAGAACACGCTAGTGAAGACTTGTATCGCTTTGTAGACATTACAACCAAGAAATTTAAGAAGGCGGTATAACTGTTATGGAAAACACAACGATTGAATTTAATGAAGTAGATTATATTGTACCTACTGAAACATTTGGTATTGAATACTCCTATTTAAGTAAACAAGGCTTTCCGTTCATAAAAGAATTTTTGCTTAAAGCACTTTATATTACACCGCTTTCGAAGTTTGAACTGTCTTCATTTTTTGGCTTTAACCAGCGTGAATTAGCGGCTGCTATTGAAGAGCCTATCAGTAAAGGTGAAGTTGCATATTCTGACGAAGGAAAGCTATTTTTAACCACATTGGCAAAAGGTTATTTTTCATCATTAGATGATAAACCTATGATCGAAAAGCCACAGTCTAGAACTTCTTCTGTTTCATTTGAATTAGCAGGGTTTAATAAAGTTAAAAATCAGCATGAGAATTGGCATACGGGTCTTCGTTTAAATGTTAACCATGAAGTACAAAGCTTAAGTGAGCAGCATGCAAGAGCTATGTTTACAAAACACTTTCAGCAGCTAGTAGAAAGAGGTGAATTGGGGGTTATTAAAACTCATGATAACTCGTTACCTAGCCTTTATTCAGTTGATAAAGTGTCTAGAAAGAAAACTATCGCTCACAGAATTAAGCGTAAGTTTAAGATAGATTTAGACAGCCGAATTAAGCCTTTTTATGTTGATAAACTTTACGAAAATGATGAGGCAATTACACAGGCTATTGCAAAAGAAACTGACAACATCAGATTAGGTAACAATCTACATAGTATTACAGCTGCATGGGATGCTTTTGAAGATATGTCTGTTAGTCGTTTTATCAAAGATGACAGTATCGACTTTCGAAGTATGCTGGTTGAAATGGTAGCTGGCACTTCTGATAAACCGTATGAGCTTTTGGTTGGTCCATTATATGCTAAGCAACCTTGGAATGTTATTGAGAGCAATTTAAAAAAACTCAAGTCCCAGAAAAAGACGCAAAAACCAAGAGAGCTATGCTGGTTTGGTGCTAATACTCGCTATTGGGGAATGAGTGAAGGCTTTAATAAAGCTAAAGATAGCCTGAATAACTATAAAACGAATGGAAAAAGCACAAATTATAAGCTTAAGGTGTATTTACCTTGTGATGACCATCAGAATGTTGAAAGGCAAGCTGGTAGAGCATGGAAACACAAATTAGGTAGCATTGAGTTTTGTGAAGGTATTAGAAACGGCTTATTTGATGGTAGCGTTGAGGTTTTACTCTTAGATAATGAATTTGCTGCGGTAAGTTATCACTTATCAATGCCTGATCTTAGCCCTGTTCATATTCCGCTAGGTTTTTTCACAACAGACCAAAAGTTAGTTGCTAAAATAGCTAACGTTGCTAATGAGTTTTTAAAAGGCTCGGTATCTCATGGAAAGCCGAATTTAATCGGTAAATTGTAAGTTAGAGCCTGATTTTGGGAAGTGTTACATCTGATTTTAGTAATATTGTGGATGAGTGAGCGAGATCAGTTGCATACAAACTGTTTGCAATACTAAAAGTAATCTAAAAAGACAGTGTATCCTAAGGAGTGTAACTCGTTTTTGTCCAAAAATGATTTAGCTGACAAACGATGAGTCACAGTCTAAAGATGTCTCATGGACCTTGCCTCATACTTTGGATACACGACTTACCATCGCTAAGCAGCGATGGTATTCACACAGGTGGTCAGTCGAGATACCAGTTCGTCGCGTAAACCACGGCAACGACCAGAACGGTCAGAATGACAGGGATAGCCAGCATCTTTAACAATTTTTTCAAAGAGCTTTGTGGTTCAAATACCACACCTGCCGCTTCCTTCACTCTGCGATCTTCATCAAAATGCCATTTAATCGCAAAGTAGGCACCAATCGCTGTTACGATAATTTTGAGAGCTCCGGCAAAGTACGGAAAGAAGTTAGCCCAACCGCTGTTCATTGTTTATCTCCATCAAATTTAATATCGATTTTACGGCAGCATAATGAAAGGATAATGTTTACTTTTACTCTTTGATATCGCTAAACCGGACGTTTCTGATTTGCTCAACGCCGGACATATCAACGTGCGATAGACACTGTCAGGCGTTCTAGCTCGTGCAAGTCTACTGCTCGCGACCGCTGTTCACAACCTACTTTGTTATATAAGGAGTGATAGCTGGTTGATTAAAGTACTGAAAGCTCTGGCACGCCTGGGTCAAGCCTGGAGCAGCCAGCAAAGCCAACGCTGATTGCTCATGTCACAAAGCAGTAACGGGATAAGCGGAGAGTGATAAAGCCAAAACGGGGCGGTTTGGCCCGTTCAAATCAAATCATTGTGCTAAACAGGGCTAATTCAGCGGCCCGGTGTTCATCTGAGTTTCCTGCATTTCGTTCAGTCCGCCACCATTGTGCACGTGAGTGAAGCCCTGTTTTTGCAACGCTTCCATTGCCATCGCAGCACGACCACCGCTGCGGCAATACACCACAATCGGTTGCTGCTTATCGATATCATGAAAGCCAGTGCCAACGTCACTGAGAGGAATATTACGCGCTTCGGGTAAGTGGCCGTCAGCGTATTCCTGCGTCGTGCGCACATCAATCACCAATGCGCCATTATCTATCATCCGCCAAGCCTGCTCAGCCCGCTCGCTCGCCAACACCTGACCCACAGGCAAAGCCAGCATGAACGCCAGCCCCGCCGCTTTCCAGTTAACTCCAAACATAATTACCCCTGTCAGAAGACAATATAGTTTCATCGAGTCCAATAAAGTCTGATCACTTACAATAAAGTTTGTCACTTTTCCTCTGTCAGTTCACTTGGCAGAGGTGATGCGAACCGACTATAGCAAACACGCCTTTGCCCCATTATCATTTACGGCTAAAATATTCGCGGCCACGAACTACTGAAATTTGCCCAAATACAGCTCATGTAACGATAATGATATTTATGCAAAAATAGTGAGTTTCTATGTTTGCAAAGTCGCTTCGGGACAAAACCGCCTCCACTCTTTCTCACCAATTTAATCAACCGGTGGGGTTAGAACCTGCAGTCGTGCTTCATTACAAGCCGCTTCGAGCTTATGAGGTAAGGCATCATCAGAGATCAAATAGTGGAAATTTAGCAAGTTACCGATTTTGTATGTGGCGGTTTGATTGATAGTTTTCTTTTCTACTATCAGATACTTTTTCATGCTCCTTTCCATAACCAGATTCGCAATGTTTGCTACCAACATATCCGAAGCTGTCACGCCAAACCTATCGTGAACACCTGCGGACGAAATAAACACTTTCTGAAATATCATAGGTGTTAGCACATCATTAGAGGTGGAGACGAAGATATCATGTACAGCGTTATAATCGCCGCCTTGCAAGATAGACTTACAGTTAGGTTTATTCTTTAATGCCAAAAAGACATTCATAGAAGCAGTAACACCTGTAAATTTCACATGATCGGGTATTGAACCAATAATGTCAGCGTTAAGTACTCCGTTGTCGAAATACACTACATCATTCATCTCTATAAAGTCAGAAACGATAGCCGAGATATAGTTGTTCACTTTGACTGGAGGGAAAACTGTTGTATTGCGCGCTTTCTGAAGTGGAGTCGCCTGAGAAGATACTTTCGAAGACATCTGTTCAAGATCTTCCGTAACTTCATCATGAACGATTGGATCACCACGACGGATATATCCGCCGTAGTATTCAAGAGGAAAAGAATGAGCAGCATTTGAGCTTAAATCACGACGAACTGTCATTTCTGACACTTCTAAAAGGCGGGCGATTTCTTTCAAATGAATTTTGTCGCTGTGTTTTAGGCATGCTTCAATTCGTCGAAGTCTTTCTAACTGCTTTGTAACCATGTTTCTCCATTTTCGGCCTTTTACAGCCGAAGGCTTCTTACTCTTAGTAACCATTCGTCGTTGGAGCTTCACCCGTGACAATGCTCACACTCGCACTAGCGCCAACTCGAG
The genomic region above belongs to Vibrio casei and contains:
- a CDS encoding DeoR family transcriptional regulator, with translation MVTKQLERLRRIEACLKHSDKIHLKEIARLLEVSEMTVRRDLSSNAAHSFPLEYYGGYIRRGDPIVHDEVTEDLEQMSSKVSSQATPLQKARNTTVFPPVKVNNYISAIVSDFIEMNDVVYFDNGVLNADIIGSIPDHVKFTGVTASMNVFLALKNKPNCKSILQGGDYNAVHDIFVSTSNDVLTPMIFQKVFISSAGVHDRFGVTASDMLVANIANLVMERSMKKYLIVEKKTINQTATYKIGNLLNFHYLISDDALPHKLEAACNEARLQVLTPPVD
- a CDS encoding rhodanese-like domain-containing protein produces the protein MFGVNWKAAGLAFMLALPVGQVLASERAEQAWRMIDNGALVIDVRTTQEYADGHLPEARNIPLSDVGTGFHDIDKQQPIVVYCRSGGRAAMAMEALQKQGFTHVHNGGGLNEMQETQMNTGPLN